From one Rhizobium sp. CIAT894 genomic stretch:
- a CDS encoding sulfurtransferase/chromate resistance protein, producing MPSFLEISPDKLNRLIGTPGAPTIIDVRTQEDFALDPRLVPGSIRRDYTDVASWVDSIDADADAVVVVCQRGAKLSHGVAAYLRHAGIEAESLEGGFEAWVAAGPVVPEAKLPRRDRQGRTVWVTRARPKIDRIACPWLIRRFVDAHAVFLFVPAPDVIAVGERFGAVPFDIEDVFWSHRGEFCTFDLMVEEFGLASEPLLHLAKIVRAADTARLDLAPEASGLLAASLGLSRMYSDDLEQLEAGMLLYDAFFRWCRDATEETHNWPAPKKRA from the coding sequence ATGCCGTCATTTCTCGAAATTTCTCCCGACAAGCTCAATCGCCTCATCGGAACTCCCGGTGCGCCTACCATCATCGATGTGCGTACGCAGGAGGATTTCGCGCTCGATCCGCGCCTGGTTCCGGGCTCGATCCGGCGCGACTATACCGACGTTGCATCCTGGGTCGATAGCATCGATGCCGATGCCGATGCCGTTGTGGTGGTGTGCCAGAGGGGCGCCAAGCTCAGCCATGGCGTTGCCGCTTATCTCAGACATGCCGGGATCGAGGCAGAAAGCCTCGAAGGCGGCTTCGAAGCCTGGGTTGCGGCCGGACCTGTCGTACCAGAGGCGAAGCTGCCGCGCCGCGACAGGCAGGGGCGCACCGTCTGGGTGACCAGGGCGCGGCCGAAGATCGACCGCATCGCCTGTCCCTGGCTGATCCGGCGCTTCGTCGATGCCCACGCCGTCTTCCTGTTCGTGCCGGCGCCTGACGTCATCGCCGTCGGCGAGCGCTTCGGGGCCGTGCCTTTCGATATCGAGGACGTGTTCTGGAGCCATCGCGGCGAGTTCTGCACCTTCGACCTGATGGTCGAGGAATTCGGGCTGGCGTCCGAACCGCTCCTGCACCTGGCGAAAATCGTCAGGGCGGCGGATACGGCAAGGCTCGATCTCGCGCCCGAGGCATCGGGCCTGCTTGCCGCCTCGCTCGGTCTCTCCAGAATGTATTCCGACGATCTGGAACAGCTCGAGGCGGGGATGCTTCTCTACGACGCCTTCTTCCGCTGGTGCCGCGATGCGACCGAGGAAACCCACAATTGGCCCGCGCCGA
- a CDS encoding PhzF family phenazine biosynthesis protein: MARSYSVYDVFTDRKLAGNPLAVIFDGDDLSDEAMQAITREINLSETVFVQPSSNPAYAARIRIFTPGRELPFAGHPTVGTAIALAERTHGAVNRDLVTVIEENVGPVRCAVRLREGEASFAEFDLPRKSQQAVMPLDKLGMADALSLKVTEIGFENHVPSIWSAGVPFLLIPVHDVGAAQRVEFDPQLWEKIVPFVDGALASAYVYCRGGINHVAKFHARMFASGMGIVEDAATGSAAAALSGAIHHFDRLTDGHHPIMIEQGVEMGRPSFIHLHIDVDGGAISNARIGGQAVRLASGTLDL, encoded by the coding sequence GTGGCGCGAAGCTACAGCGTCTATGACGTGTTCACCGATCGAAAGCTTGCCGGCAATCCGCTGGCGGTGATCTTCGACGGAGACGATCTCAGCGACGAGGCGATGCAGGCGATTACTCGGGAGATCAATCTCTCGGAGACGGTTTTCGTGCAGCCTTCGAGCAATCCCGCCTATGCGGCCAGGATCAGGATATTTACCCCGGGGCGCGAATTGCCGTTTGCCGGCCATCCGACGGTCGGCACGGCGATTGCGCTCGCCGAACGGACGCATGGCGCCGTAAACCGCGATCTCGTCACCGTCATCGAGGAAAATGTCGGGCCGGTGCGCTGCGCCGTGCGGCTGAGGGAGGGCGAGGCGAGCTTTGCCGAATTCGACCTGCCGCGCAAATCGCAGCAGGCCGTCATGCCGCTCGACAAGCTCGGGATGGCCGATGCGCTGTCGCTGAAGGTCACCGAGATCGGCTTCGAAAATCACGTGCCCTCGATCTGGAGCGCCGGCGTTCCCTTTCTGCTCATTCCGGTGCACGATGTCGGCGCCGCGCAACGGGTGGAATTCGATCCGCAGCTATGGGAAAAGATCGTGCCCTTCGTCGATGGCGCGCTTGCCTCGGCCTATGTCTATTGCCGCGGCGGCATCAACCACGTGGCCAAGTTCCATGCGCGCATGTTCGCAAGCGGCATGGGCATCGTCGAAGACGCGGCCACTGGTTCGGCGGCGGCGGCACTCTCCGGCGCGATCCACCATTTCGACCGGCTGACGGACGGGCATCACCCGATCATGATCGAGCAGGGCGTCGAGATGGGCCGGCCCTCCTTCATCCACCTGCATATCGATGTCGACGGCGGCGCGATTTCCAATGCGCGGATCGGCGGCCAGGCGGTAAGGCTGGCGAGCGGCACGCTCGACCTTTGA
- a CDS encoding DNA mismatch repair protein MutT, with protein sequence MKTNLNMNFPHSDFSDDFAGWPPEATVFRIAGVDLRVLPGPHPLVVAEETDIRENWAKETAANPALFDGRLVFQQQLSLGEDGISGEGYVTPFSAFMWWRRQPQRQGGLHIFAYPVLESADGALVAIRMGAHTANPGQVYFAAGSLEAEDIVDGRCDIEANMRREVHEETGFNLSDAVAGQELYASHANRTVTLMRLFRFDLTADEMVERIEAHMLVAEDKEIAGAVAIRSADHSAYPYNRAMLPVIDWYFGKVSA encoded by the coding sequence ATGAAAACCAATTTGAACATGAATTTCCCGCACAGCGATTTTTCCGATGATTTCGCCGGCTGGCCGCCGGAGGCCACGGTCTTCCGGATCGCCGGCGTCGATCTGCGCGTCCTGCCCGGACCCCATCCACTTGTTGTCGCCGAGGAGACTGACATCCGCGAGAACTGGGCCAAGGAAACGGCCGCCAACCCGGCGCTGTTCGACGGGCGCCTGGTGTTCCAGCAGCAGCTGTCGCTTGGTGAGGACGGGATTTCGGGCGAGGGCTATGTCACTCCCTTTTCCGCTTTCATGTGGTGGCGCCGCCAGCCGCAGCGCCAGGGCGGCCTGCACATCTTCGCCTATCCCGTCCTCGAAAGCGCCGATGGCGCGCTGGTGGCGATCCGCATGGGCGCCCATACCGCCAATCCCGGCCAGGTCTATTTCGCCGCCGGTTCGCTGGAGGCGGAGGATATCGTCGACGGGCGCTGCGACATCGAGGCCAATATGCGCCGCGAAGTCCATGAGGAGACCGGCTTCAACCTTTCCGATGCTGTGGCGGGGCAGGAGCTCTACGCCAGTCACGCCAACCGGACGGTGACGCTCATGCGCCTCTTCCGCTTCGACCTGACGGCCGACGAAATGGTGGAGCGGATCGAGGCCCACATGCTGGTCGCCGAGGACAAGGAGATCGCGGGTGCTGTGGCAATCCGCTCGGCCGATCACTCGGCCTATCCGTATAACCGGGCGATGCTGCCGGTGATTGACTGGTATTTTGGGAAGGTCTCTGCATGA
- a CDS encoding endonuclease/exonuclease/phosphatase family protein: MSLRLATFNVENLLTRFDFTGFRNQLRQDRVIKLFEVNSEGVYQQLEQARVIAATDDTRQMTALAIADADADILCLQEIDNMAALHAFEYGYLFRMVGNGYRQKFLVEGNDSRGIDVAVLMREETRDGRKIEVRDIRSHAMTTYRDLDLFDEELALTNRIDDKIFKRDCLELDLLIGGRPLSLYVVHFKSMGNPRDGLDGRQSTMAIRRAEARAVRRIIEDRFGADQAGTKSFAICGDMNDYQERVDVIGRRGTDYRFEHRQEAESALDVFSRDGFAENVVCRREALDRWTLYHSRGPQEQWLCQLDYLWLSPALAAHNAGRLPEIIRSGQPYRTILPPGQEVERYPRTGWDRPKASDHCPVVMTLDLP, encoded by the coding sequence ATGTCGCTTCGTCTCGCCACTTTCAATGTCGAAAATTTGCTGACCCGTTTCGATTTCACCGGTTTCCGCAACCAGCTGCGCCAGGACCGCGTCATCAAGCTTTTCGAGGTCAATAGCGAGGGCGTCTACCAGCAGCTCGAGCAGGCGCGCGTGATCGCGGCGACCGACGACACCAGGCAGATGACGGCGCTGGCGATTGCCGATGCGGATGCCGATATTCTCTGCCTGCAGGAAATTGACAATATGGCCGCCCTGCACGCCTTCGAATACGGCTATCTCTTCCGCATGGTCGGAAACGGCTATCGCCAGAAATTCCTGGTCGAGGGCAATGACAGCCGCGGCATCGACGTCGCCGTCCTGATGCGCGAGGAAACGCGCGACGGCCGGAAGATCGAAGTCAGAGATATCAGAAGCCATGCGATGACGACCTATCGCGATCTCGATCTCTTCGACGAGGAGCTGGCGCTCACCAACCGCATCGACGACAAGATCTTCAAGCGCGATTGCCTGGAACTCGACCTTCTGATCGGTGGCCGGCCGCTTTCGCTCTATGTCGTGCATTTCAAATCGATGGGCAATCCGCGCGACGGGCTCGACGGGCGCCAGTCGACCATGGCGATCCGCCGGGCCGAGGCGCGCGCCGTGCGCCGCATCATCGAGGACCGCTTCGGCGCCGATCAGGCAGGCACGAAGAGCTTCGCCATTTGCGGCGATATGAACGATTATCAGGAGCGGGTCGATGTCATCGGCCGGCGCGGCACCGATTACCGCTTCGAGCATAGGCAAGAGGCCGAAAGCGCCCTCGACGTCTTCAGCCGCGACGGCTTTGCCGAAAACGTCGTGTGCCGCCGCGAGGCCCTCGACCGCTGGACGCTCTATCACTCCCGCGGGCCGCAGGAGCAGTGGCTCTGTCAACTCGATTATCTCTGGCTTTCGCCAGCGCTCGCCGCCCATAATGCCGGCCGCCTGCCTGAAATCATCCGCAGCGGCCAGCCCTATCGCACCATCCTCCCGCCGGGGCAGGAGGTGGAGCGTTACCCGCGCACCGGCTGGGACCGGCCGAAGGCGTCCGATCACTGCCCCGTCGTCATGACACTGGATCTCCCCTGA
- a CDS encoding ATP-binding cassette domain-containing protein, whose translation MAQLILNRVAKDFGTGRVVVSDFSLDVREGGFLALLGPSGCGKTTVLRMIAGFETPSDGSIHLGERLLADAAQSLPPEKRNMAMVFQSYALWPHMSVADNVGYPLKVRGVSGEAYRAKVGEALSTVRLADYAGRRPADLSGGQRQRVALARCLVTSPDVVLLDEPLANLDRHLKQEMEETFREFHRRSGATMIYVTHDQSEAMALATDVAVMSEGRLLQVAPPAEIYARPEGRIVGGLIGRGAILTLPVMGGERHLEWDELQDALQAANTDGADILVRPEDVSMGGEGAPATVESVLFEGERYAVKLMLGNGQTLRAYSRVVVEPGEALRVVIRAGWRL comes from the coding sequence ATGGCGCAACTGATCCTCAACCGGGTGGCCAAGGATTTCGGCACGGGGCGGGTGGTCGTCAGCGATTTTTCGCTCGACGTGCGCGAGGGCGGTTTCCTGGCGCTGCTCGGGCCTTCCGGCTGCGGCAAGACGACGGTTCTCAGGATGATCGCCGGTTTCGAGACGCCCTCCGACGGCTCAATCCATCTCGGCGAGCGGCTGCTGGCCGATGCCGCCCAGTCGCTGCCGCCGGAGAAGCGCAACATGGCGATGGTCTTCCAGTCCTATGCGCTCTGGCCGCATATGAGCGTCGCCGACAATGTCGGCTATCCCCTGAAGGTGCGCGGCGTCTCCGGCGAGGCTTACCGGGCGAAGGTCGGCGAGGCGCTTTCCACCGTCCGGCTCGCCGACTACGCCGGGCGGCGGCCGGCCGATCTCTCCGGCGGCCAGCGCCAGCGCGTGGCGCTCGCCCGCTGCCTGGTGACATCGCCTGATGTCGTGCTGCTCGACGAGCCGCTCGCCAATCTCGACCGACATCTGAAGCAGGAGATGGAGGAGACCTTCCGAGAATTCCACCGGCGCTCGGGCGCGACGATGATCTATGTCACCCACGACCAGAGCGAGGCGATGGCGCTGGCGACCGACGTCGCCGTCATGTCCGAGGGGCGCCTGCTGCAAGTGGCGCCGCCGGCCGAGATCTATGCCCGGCCGGAAGGGCGCATCGTCGGCGGGCTGATCGGGCGAGGCGCGATCCTGACGCTGCCTGTCATGGGCGGCGAACGCCATCTGGAGTGGGACGAGCTGCAGGATGCGCTGCAGGCGGCCAATACCGATGGCGCCGATATCCTCGTGCGGCCGGAGGATGTGAGCATGGGCGGCGAGGGGGCTCCCGCCACCGTCGAATCCGTGCTTTTCGAGGGCGAGCGTTACGCCGTGAAACTGATGCTCGGCAACGGCCAGACGTTGCGCGCCTACAGCCGAGTCGTCGTCGAGCCGGGTGAAGCCTTACGCGTTGTCATCCGCGCCGGTTGGCGGCTTTGA
- a CDS encoding iron ABC transporter permease: protein MQGYIKTGNSQPAWLFPFIVISVLILSVLPLARLAMVGIWAFANGGVIDVLSAPSLWSATYYTIVTSVLGTVISLAIGCLFAFLLTLTDIRRKGLLSFFFVLPMMIPPQVTALAWVQMSGPSSPLLKALSLAPPMGSPQPLYSLSGIALLYGVQHAPLVYLALRAGLMTLPRDGVEAARLSGASSLRVFRDIILPLSLPGIIAGAAISFVSCTGNFGIPAILGIPASIFTLPTLIFTKFSAFTSRTFGDVAVLSGIIAMISVAGLMIQDRALRGRDYRVIGLSGASAAFELGAWRFVFTPLLWAILFFMLAAPFFALVAGALVPAYGVPLTFKTMSLHAFEEILFRQAVTRTAFINSLSLASATALCLLVVTVLTAYALTRRRDAVSRIVSSLIEIPYSLPGIVMAVSFILVFAAPIPFLNVSLYGTIWIILIAYFSSFFAVSLKPIVSAFHQLDPALEEAARLSGAGFFRRLFDIIVPLIAPAAGASVILVFLIACNELTISALLWSAGTQTLGVAIYNLDDSGSSDLASALSVLVVLMVVVMMLLLECLAKRLPKGVVPWRN, encoded by the coding sequence ATGCAAGGATATATCAAAACCGGAAACAGCCAGCCCGCCTGGCTCTTTCCTTTTATCGTTATATCAGTCCTGATCCTCAGCGTGCTGCCGCTCGCCCGCCTTGCCATGGTCGGGATATGGGCTTTCGCAAATGGCGGCGTGATCGATGTTCTCAGCGCCCCATCGCTCTGGTCGGCGACCTATTACACCATCGTCACGTCAGTTCTCGGCACGGTGATCTCGCTCGCCATCGGCTGCCTCTTCGCCTTCCTGTTGACGCTGACCGATATCCGTCGCAAGGGGCTGCTCAGCTTCTTCTTCGTGTTGCCGATGATGATCCCGCCGCAGGTGACCGCACTTGCCTGGGTGCAGATGTCTGGCCCCTCCAGCCCGCTCTTGAAGGCGCTGTCGCTTGCGCCTCCGATGGGCTCGCCGCAGCCGCTTTATTCGCTGAGTGGCATCGCGCTGCTCTATGGCGTGCAGCATGCGCCGCTGGTCTATCTCGCGCTGCGCGCAGGGCTGATGACGCTGCCGCGCGACGGCGTCGAAGCGGCGCGGCTTTCCGGCGCCTCCAGCCTGCGGGTGTTTCGCGACATCATTTTGCCCCTGTCGCTGCCCGGCATCATTGCCGGGGCGGCGATCTCATTCGTCTCCTGCACCGGCAATTTCGGCATTCCCGCCATTCTCGGCATTCCCGCCTCGATCTTCACGTTGCCGACGTTGATCTTCACCAAATTCTCAGCCTTCACGAGCCGCACCTTCGGCGATGTCGCCGTGCTCTCAGGCATCATCGCGATGATCTCGGTCGCCGGGCTGATGATCCAGGATCGGGCGCTGCGCGGCCGCGACTACCGCGTCATCGGGCTATCGGGAGCGAGTGCCGCCTTCGAGCTCGGCGCCTGGCGCTTCGTCTTCACGCCGCTCCTCTGGGCGATCCTGTTCTTCATGCTGGCCGCACCCTTTTTTGCATTGGTCGCCGGCGCACTGGTGCCGGCCTATGGCGTGCCGCTGACCTTCAAGACCATGTCACTGCATGCCTTTGAGGAGATCCTGTTCCGGCAGGCGGTGACACGCACCGCTTTCATCAATTCGCTGTCGCTCGCCAGCGCCACCGCGCTTTGTCTCCTGGTGGTGACAGTGCTGACGGCCTATGCGCTGACGCGGCGCAGAGATGCGGTTTCCCGCATCGTCTCCAGCTTGATCGAGATACCCTATTCGCTGCCCGGCATCGTCATGGCGGTGTCCTTCATTCTGGTCTTCGCCGCTCCGATCCCGTTCCTCAACGTCTCGCTCTACGGCACGATCTGGATCATCCTGATCGCCTATTTCTCCTCCTTCTTCGCCGTCAGCCTGAAGCCCATAGTCAGCGCCTTTCATCAGCTCGATCCGGCGCTGGAAGAGGCCGCGCGGCTTTCCGGCGCCGGTTTCTTCCGCAGGCTTTTCGATATCATCGTGCCGCTGATTGCACCCGCCGCCGGCGCCTCCGTCATCCTCGTCTTCCTGATCGCCTGCAACGAACTGACGATCTCGGCGCTGCTCTGGTCGGCCGGCACCCAGACGCTCGGCGTCGCCATCTACAATCTCGACGACAGCGGCAGTTCCGACCTTGCCTCGGCACTGTCCGTGCTCGTCGTGCTCATGGTCGTCGTCATGATGCTGCTGCTCGAGTGTCTCGCCAAACGCTTGCCGAAAGGGGTGGTCCCATGGCGCAACTGA
- a CDS encoding ABC transporter substrate-binding protein: MKTIVSAAALLAASLLAVSASAANLVLYTSQPNEDAQATVDGFMAANPDIKVDWVRDGTPKIIAKLQAEIQAGNPVADVLLIADMVTLERLKEDGKLLAYKSPEAAGYDASLYDADGYYYSTKLITTGIMYNTSAAMKPTSWKDLTKPEAKGLVTMPSPLASGAALIHAQTLAAVPGLGWDFYKSLAENGAIAAGGNGAVLKSVASGEKAYGMVVDYLPIREKAKGAPVEFVFPSEGVSAVTEPVGIFASTKNADAGKKFVDYVLSEKGQEGFLKLGYIPARNGMKLPEGFPARDAIKVLSIKAAEALKNTDQDLKTFSGIYGSN; the protein is encoded by the coding sequence ATGAAAACGATCGTTTCCGCCGCAGCCCTTCTTGCCGCGAGCCTCCTTGCCGTTTCGGCTTCGGCCGCAAACCTCGTTCTCTATACCAGCCAGCCGAATGAAGACGCGCAGGCAACGGTCGACGGTTTCATGGCCGCCAATCCCGATATCAAGGTCGACTGGGTGCGCGACGGCACGCCGAAGATCATCGCCAAGCTGCAGGCCGAGATCCAGGCCGGCAATCCTGTCGCCGATGTTCTCCTGATCGCCGATATGGTGACGCTGGAGCGCCTCAAGGAAGACGGCAAGCTGCTGGCCTACAAATCGCCGGAGGCCGCAGGCTACGACGCCAGCCTCTATGACGCCGACGGCTATTATTACTCGACCAAGCTGATCACAACAGGCATCATGTACAACACCTCGGCGGCTATGAAGCCGACGAGCTGGAAGGACCTGACCAAGCCGGAGGCCAAGGGCCTCGTCACCATGCCGAGCCCGCTCGCTTCGGGTGCCGCGCTCATCCACGCCCAGACGCTGGCCGCCGTCCCTGGCCTCGGCTGGGACTTCTATAAGTCGCTTGCCGAAAACGGCGCGATCGCCGCCGGCGGCAACGGCGCCGTGCTGAAGTCGGTCGCCTCGGGCGAGAAAGCCTATGGCATGGTCGTCGATTACCTGCCGATCCGCGAAAAAGCCAAGGGTGCGCCCGTCGAGTTCGTCTTCCCGAGCGAAGGCGTCTCGGCCGTCACCGAGCCGGTCGGCATCTTCGCCAGCACCAAGAACGCCGATGCCGGCAAGAAGTTCGTCGATTATGTGCTCTCCGAAAAGGGCCAGGAGGGCTTCCTCAAGCTCGGCTATATCCCGGCCCGCAATGGCATGAAGTTGCCGGAAGGTTTCCCGGCGCGTGATGCCATCAAGGTGCTGTCCATCAAGGCGGCCGAAGCGCTCAAGAATACCGACCAGGATCTGAAGACCTTCTCGGGCATCTACGGCTCGAACTGA